The Patescibacteria group bacterium genomic sequence AATCGGACAAGTCGCCAAAAAAGAAAACTGGGATCAAAGCTGTATCAGTAATTCTGGATTTAGCTATAGCAATAATTCTATCTGTTATCTTGTAAAGAGAAGGGTTAAAAATCTGACTGTGGCTAAAATCCTGAATGTCCCAGAAGGCATACCCATACCATTAGATGGTACAATTGAATGTGTTAAAAAGGTGATAAAAGACAGGACTTTTGAGATAAAGGGCATAAAATACGCGGCAATTTGGTATAGATTCGGAGTGCCAAAATACGTTCTGAAGAGAATAATAGAACTGGGTTACTTGAAATATGCGGGAAAACTGCGTGAAGTGGTTATAGCATCCGGGATAACTTGGGATCCGAATAATTATAAAGACGGCAACTCTGTAATTGCCGGAAACGCGAACGTATACAAAATATTAAAAAATCCAGCAAGATTTTCATGGAAATAATTTGACCTTTTTAGAGGCAGCTAAAAACTGCCTTTTTTATTTTAAAAAAATCCCTATGAAATTTATTCATAGGGTTCACAATGAACATACTGGGCGCAAGCGCCGTCTTTGTTGACCATAGGAAATTTTGCTATCGGCGCCTCCTAAAGATAACGCCTAGAAATAAAGCGAGGTTTTAACAACTCCCCGCAATGTTCGCATTTTTTAAGATCCCTCTCGCCCTTATCGGTCATTTCTTTGACTTCTTTAAAATTCCAATTGGAACAATTGGGGCATTCTCCCGAAGAAGTAACCATCCGCAGGGAGTCAAAATCAAGCAGAGTTTCTGTTTTTTGCGGAATAACATTTACCGCGCAAACATTATTCCACCAATCCCAGAAAAAGGACCAGGATAAGCCCAAAGGGATAAAGATGCGACCACCCTTAAAAGGAGAAGGAGCCGAATATCCGACGCGAGCGCCATTTGAATTAAAGTGAGACATAATTCCAGGAGACATTATAGACATTATCTACTCCTTTCAATAGAGATTAGAGGATAAAGAACAGACCCGAGAAACACTCTTTTAGATTATTTTTTTATTACCTTTTTGTCAATCTTACTCTTGTAAAAACGATGGTTTTTAGTTAATGTATAAATAGATGGGTTCGTAGCCCCTCACCTTTTTAAAAGGGTATATAGCTCAGTTGGTTAGAGCGCTGTCCTCACACGACAGAGGTCTCTGGTTCGAATCCAGATATACCCACTAAATAGATAGATGATAAAAGCATAAAATCCAATTTCTTAATTAAAGATAAAGGTGGGGGGAGGTCAGTCGTTCAAATCGGCTCGAGCCCACCTACGCTAAAGCTTCGGTGGGTAAACCCACAGAAAAAGCGTAAAGCAAAAACTAAAAGCTAAAAATTAATTATTTATAATAAATTTTACCACTATTTTACGCTTTGCATTTTACACTTTAAACTTGTTTCGCCCTCGTAGCTCAACTGGATAGCCCCCCACCTTTGATGCCCCTGTAGTGAAATGGATATCACGACGGTCTTCGGAACCGTTAATGTAGGTTCAAATCCTACCAGGGGCACTAAAGGTGGGGGGTTGTAGGTTCACCCCGTCATTCGACGGGGTGCCCTATCGAATGATAGGGCAAATTCTACCGGGGGCGCAGCGCTTTGCTTAAGTTAAAAATTTAAAGTGCAAAATTTAAAATTATCTCTTATGAAAAAATATAGCTTGCAAGAAGTTATTAATATTACTCGGAAAGAGATTATGGCTTTCGAAAAAGTAGAGCAGAGGAAATGGGGCATAGAAGCTAATGTGGTAGAATTAGCAAAACAGGTCGGCGGCTTGGCAAAACACATTATGGTGCAGGAAAAATATTATCTCAAAGAAAGATATAAAAAACCTGAATATAAAACAGCTAAAAAGGATATAGAAGATGAACTTGCTGACGTTTTCTTTTGTTTAGTGCGTATTGCGGATTATTATAAGATTAGTCTGGAAAAGGCACTAATTGAGGCGAGAATCAAAGGATTAAGGGATCGAGGCACTCAACTAAAATAAAAACAATCCACCCGCATCAGGGATGGAAAAAAATATACCCACCGAAAAGTGGATTTTTTATTGAAAAAAGGGGAGAAATAAGGTATATTGATTTTGCATTCAAGCGCCCATAGCTCAATTGGTAGAGCAGCACCCTCTTAAGGTGACGGTTGGAGGTTCGATTCCTCCTGGGCGCACAAAAGTAAATTAAAAATGAAAAGTGAAAAATGAAAAAAGAGTTAATTTCAAAGGCTTACCTTAAAGTAATGACTTTATTTAAAAAAAGGTTCTTAAAAATTTTTTCATTTTAGATTTTAGTTTTTATTTTTTCATTTTCAATTTTTAATTTATTCAAGGGCTCGTAGCTCAAGTCTTGCCCCACACCATTTTCTACAAATAAGAGGAAGGGTATATAGCTCAGTTGGTTAGAGCGCTACGTTGACATCGTAGAGGTCTCTGGTTCAAATCCAGATATACCCACAAAAAATAGGTAATGAGGACTGGGAAAGTATTTAATTTTAATAAATAAAATGGTGCGGGGTGAAGTTAGAGCGCTACGTTGACATCACAAGAGGTCTCTGGTTCAAGTCTGCACGAGCCCACCTACGCTAAAGCTTCGGTGGGTGAACCCACAAAAAAAGCGTAAAACTAAAAGCAAAAAAAACGTAAAATAAAAAATTTAATTTAGAATTTATTTTGGAAAGGAAAAATGAACAAATTTATTGTTCAAGTAAAAGATAAAGAGGAACGGTTGGACAAATTTTTAGTGCGCAAGTTTCCACAATATTCGCGCTCCCATTTACAAAAGAATATTAAAAGAGGACGAGTCGCTGTAAACAGAGAGAATGACAAAAAACCTGATTACAGGCTTAAAGCGGGGGATATTGTTGAAGCTGACATTAAACCTTTAGAAATGGTTAGTTTGGCTCCAGATAAAACTATCCCTTTAGATATTGTTTATGAAAACGATGATCTGTTGGTAATTAATAAGCGAGCCGGAATTGTAGTGCACGCCGGGGTGGGACGAACAAAAAACAATTTAGTTAATGCTCTGATTGCTCACTATCCTAAAATTAAAAAAGTGGGCGATGCGCCCGACATTCGCCCCGGCATTGTTCACCGGTTAGATAAAGACGCTTCTGGATTGATGGTAATAGCAAAAAATAATCCCTCTTTCCAATACCTCAAAGGGTTATTTCAGAAAAGAAGAATTGAAAAGATATATCTCTCCCTAGTTTGGGGCAATTTTAAGGAAAAAAGAGGCAAAATCAATACGCCTCTGGCAAAGAATCCAAACAATCCGGCAAAAATGGTCGTGGTCCAGAACCCTAAAGATTCCTTGCAAAGACGCGCTAAAGCGGCTTTAACCGAATTTGAGGTGATAGAACAGTTTGACAATACCGCCTATATTAAAGTATATTTAAGAACAGGACGGCGGCATCAAATCCGCGTCCATTTTAAATCCATTGGTCATCCTTTAGTCAATGATCGTTTTTATGGTTATCGCAAACAGCGGTTCTTGGGTTCAGGTCGTCTTTTTCTCCACGCGAGCGAATTGACTTTTACTTCTCCGCAGGGCAAAAAATTATCATTTACCTCTAAATTGCCTAATGATTTACAAGAAATCCTAACGCAGCAGGAATAAAGAAAGAGGAGGGAGGATAATATTCATAAAGCCTCCCGCTATTCCTTATTCATGATTCATAATTCCATGATTCCATTAATAGACGAATTCAAAAAAACTAACATACGCTCGGATGTCCCAAATTTTCGTCCCGGCTACACTATCCGCGTCCACCAAAAAATCCAGGAAAAAGGAAAGGAAAGAATTCAAATCTTTGAAGGGATGGTTATCGCGCGTAAAAAAGGAAAAAGCGCGGAAGCCACTTTTACCGTCCGCAAGATCTCTCAAGGAATCGGCGTGGAGAGAATTTTCCCTTTATATTCTCCCCATATTGCCGCAATAGAGGTCGTAAAAACCGCAAGGCCCCGTCGGGCAAAATTATATTATCTGCGCCGCCGCGAACGCGAAAAAATGCGACGGGAAGAGAGGGTCAAGAAAAGAGAAGTGAAAATTGTCAAAACAGCGGATAAGAAAAAAGAAGTACCAGAGAAAAAGCAAGAAACCCCAAAACCCAAAGAAGAAGGAAAACATACAAAAAAAGAATCTAAACTAAAAAAATCTTCAAAATAAAATTGTCTTCCTAGCCCAGGTGGCGGAATTTGGTATACGCACAAGACTGAGGCTCTTGGCCATTTTTTGGCATCCGGGTTCAAGTCCCGGCCTGGGCACAAAAAAAATGAAAAATGAAAAATTCAAAACTTAAAATGTCTTAATCTTATGGCAAATTTTGATGACTTCTTAAAATTAGATATTCGGGTGGGAAAAATTATTGATGCCGAGGAACTGCCAAATCCAAAACACACTACCCATAAAATCACCATTGATTTCGGGGAGGAAATTGGCAAAAAAGTCTCTGGCGCTCGTCTCGTTCGCTACACCGAAAAACAGTTAATCGGCAAACTGGTCTTAGGCGTTGTAAATTTACCGCCCAAACAAATCGGGCAATTAGCTTCTGAAGTGCTAACATTGGGAGCTATGGATGCCCAAAAAGAATGCGTCCTCATCTCTCCTGACAGTAAAGATGCAATTATTGGCAGTAAAATTTATTAAACCCGCCTAAATTTTTGGGTATGTAGACCAGTCTTCTGTCGGGGACGCATAGCTCAGCTGGTAGAGCGCCTCGTTTACACCGAGGAGGTCATAGGTCCGAGTCCTATTGCGTCCACAAATGTGCGGGGTGAAACTAAAGCGTCTTGTCTACACCGAGAATGATTGAGATTGAAATCCTACATTGCCTACAGAGTAAATTAAAAATGAAAAGTAAAAAATGTAAAATTGAATTTTTAATTTTTCATTTTGAATTTTAAATTGTTTTGGGCGTGTAGCTCAGTTGGTTAGAGCGTCGCTCTGATAAGGCGAAGGTCTGTGGTCCGAATCCACACACGCCCACAAAAGAAGCTAAAAGTAAAAAACTAAAAACTGCTAAGATATTTTATGGAAAATGTAGAATAAATAATGGTATTTACAGAGAGTAAAAAATTTCAACGCAATAAAGAAGATTTCACGTGCGTAAAATGTGGTTCTCTGGTTCATGGCAATGGCTATACCAACCATTGTCCCCATTGTCTTTGGAGCAAGCATGTGGATTTCCAACCTGGCGACCGCCAAGAGGGATGCCAAGGCATGATGCAGCCTATAAGCGTTGAGCTTCGGAAAGGGATATTTATCCTTACCCATCGTTGTCTTAAATGCGGAAAACGGAAAACTAATCGCGCCGCTCACGAAGACAATTTAGAGCTTATTCTGCAACTATCTCAAAACACAAACTAATCATTGCGTCACTCTAAATACAAGACCTTAAACCCAGGCTTCAAGGTTTAAACCTGCTAAATAAGACCCCATTAGATAACCTCATTCTCTAAACCTATTTAGAAATTTATTTCTAACGGGGTAAATATAATTTTGGTCAAAGCAGGAAATTTATATTATAATAAAAAGGGAAAAGATAAAGATGCAAGAAAAAATAAATCCACAACCACTCCCAGGAATAAAAGTCCTCTTTCGAGAAACCACGGATTTTTTTCGGGAACATTTTAGCCTGCTCATTTCCCTTTCTCTAATTTTAATGGGCATTGTGTTGATTTTTAGTTTTATCTTGGGCATCTTCGGCTCCAGCCTCGCTCTCCTTGTAAGCCTAGCGAAACAAAAAGTCCTTTTTCTGATAATGATAATTATTTTTGCCATCTTGAGCATCTCATTGCTCATTGCCGCATTGATCTTCCAAATTTTAGCCCAAGGAACAGTAATCTTGGCAATTATCCAGAAAGATCAT encodes the following:
- a CDS encoding MazG-like family protein, with translation MKKYSLQEVINITRKEIMAFEKVEQRKWGIEANVVELAKQVGGLAKHIMVQEKYYLKERYKKPEYKTAKKDIEDELADVFFCLVRIADYYKISLEKALIEARIKGLRDRGTQLK
- a CDS encoding RluA family pseudouridine synthase, which produces MNKFIVQVKDKEERLDKFLVRKFPQYSRSHLQKNIKRGRVAVNRENDKKPDYRLKAGDIVEADIKPLEMVSLAPDKTIPLDIVYENDDLLVINKRAGIVVHAGVGRTKNNLVNALIAHYPKIKKVGDAPDIRPGIVHRLDKDASGLMVIAKNNPSFQYLKGLFQKRRIEKIYLSLVWGNFKEKRGKINTPLAKNPNNPAKMVVVQNPKDSLQRRAKAALTEFEVIEQFDNTAYIKVYLRTGRRHQIRVHFKSIGHPLVNDRFYGYRKQRFLGSGRLFLHASELTFTSPQGKKLSFTSKLPNDLQEILTQQE
- a CDS encoding tRNA-binding protein → MANFDDFLKLDIRVGKIIDAEELPNPKHTTHKITIDFGEEIGKKVSGARLVRYTEKQLIGKLVLGVVNLPPKQIGQLASEVLTLGAMDAQKECVLISPDSKDAIIGSKIY
- a CDS encoding RNHCP domain-containing protein, whose product is MVFTESKKFQRNKEDFTCVKCGSLVHGNGYTNHCPHCLWSKHVDFQPGDRQEGCQGMMQPISVELRKGIFILTHRCLKCGKRKTNRAAHEDNLELILQLSQNTN